A stretch of DNA from Oncorhynchus keta strain PuntledgeMale-10-30-2019 chromosome 17, Oket_V2, whole genome shotgun sequence:
tgcgacagagtctgggcgcgaacccagagtctctggtggcacagctagcgctaagaccactgcgccacctgggagacaAATCCAgcacctttctaatattgagcTGCATGTACACAATGTAAAGACcaatgttttctacactcagtaTATATAGCTTTTCAAGGAAACGAATAAATCAGTCACTGCTCTGTCAACAAATCAAGAATACCTTAAAAATGTAATGGCGGTTGTCCAGCATAAACAGCACCAGGAGGTCCACTTTCTCTTTGGCTAAAGATTTGCTGTGGATGATGGCTCTGGAAAAAGCCATCTTCACAACCATTTTGTTCTCAATCTGAAAATGAGACCATACAAGTTATTCCAACATTATGCACAATTTGATTCTGGTTAATCAAGATCTGGCAGGTAGTGtagcagttaagagcattgggtcagtaaccgaaagtcCACGTTTAAATCCCAGAGCAGTGTGAAaatcttgagcaaggcactcaacCCTAATTGCGCCTGTAAACTCCTCTGGATAAAGTAAATTAATAAGAACGCTGACTCCATACAGAAATAACTATCCCATGGGCTTCACCTCTTTGTCCAGCTTGATTTCCAGCGGGTCTGCAGCCATAGCCATGAAGCTCAACAATGTGCGCAGTTCCTCCCGCTTACGAGGGTGCAGAAGCTTCAAACACAACTGCAGTGCCTCAAGAGCTTTATAAAACTTTGCATTCACTGCAAAAAAGAAGCACAAGTTAATGCAGCCCTACAAATTGCTTATGATAGACCTGGaaacaaaaaaatgttaaaaGAATAAAAAGTGCCAATCATGACCCACGTAATATGAAGTGGCCATAGCTCTGGTCTCACCTAGTAATTCGGTAACCCCAGTGTAGATGTCGGACATGTGGTTGGCGAGCAGGGGTGAGCGGTCGGACTGGCCATAGTATTTCACCAATGTTTCATACAGCAGAAGTTTGCACTGCTGGGTGCCTGAGCCTGAACAACAGGGCTGACCCTGGCCAACACCCACCACGTCTGGACACCTGGGCAGATCACGGCTCACCTCCACCACCTGCTGGTCAGGCAGGAACTCCAGACAGTCCAATGCTGCTGTAAGCCAATCATCCTCCCTTCAACAGAATAAAATAATCATGTGCCACTGAAACTTATGTCACTCACCACCAGGAATATTATACTCCGTAGGCCTGCATGAGATAAGCTTCATTCATGTTAAAAATATCCACCTTAGCTATTCAAGTAAGACCAATAAGTCACACTACATACTGTGAGTCCTTGAAGGCCCTCAGGATCTCACGGTCCAGGTAGTTGCTGGTGTAAATCAAGTCTGGGTCCCTCTGTGCCATGCGACGGGGAGAAGTCTCTCCACCTTCTAACAGATTGTCCAACATAGGGAGCTCTACCAGCTGTAGCAGTCTCAGCATCGTTTCCTCACGCAACACTTCATCAACCACTACAGAGTAAAGGAATGTCCTGTCAACAAGAGTTCAATACTAGTCCTGGGGACCGAGATGCAGCACATTTGAGTTTTTGCCCAACACCAGCACCTCTGATGTAGTTAAATCAGATCATACCGACTTTACACTATCATAGTAGATGACTTACGAGTCTGTGGTAATGGAGAATCAATGTGTGCTTTGCTTGGACTTAGACTTCCCAGGACAGTTTCCAACAGTTGGTTGGATCTCAGAGGTGTACCATGTGAATAGAGTTGCTCCTCTTGCCTACAACATTTGAAAGCAAAGTTAAATAAAGACTACATCCAATTAATATTTCATATTGATTTGTCTCAAATAAAAGAAATAGAATCTAAACAAATAACCACCTGCAAGAAGCACTGCAAAAGGTGCTTTGAATACCAGGAGAAAGGACTCCTTTTTCAAGTTCATCCATAGAAGGCATTTGTGTGTTCAGAAACCTGTATAGGTAACCATTGCTGTCCTGGAAAACATCTTGCCTCTTATCTTTGCCAAAGACCTTTGCTCCAACTGTCTCAAACACCTTACAGTCCAGGAGGGCCTGACAAACACGCACCACCTTGTCCCGTGAGATGTCAGCACCTTCAAAGAACTTGTTCTGGACTATATGGGCCAACACCACAGACACTGCATCTGACCCCAGAAAGCAGTCATTATGCGACTTCAGGTGAAAGCGCCTTCGCTTCACCTTTACTGACATTTTGAGGTTGGCAATGATGCTGCTCCACATAGGAGAGGCCTGGAATGACTTATGGACCATGCCATGACCTGTAACACAAAATAAGTGAGAAAATAAACTAGTTATAGGTTTAACCATATCCTTGGTTAAACCATCAGCAGCCAGTGCTTGATAAACAGTGTTGGTAGACCACTCAATGCCTTCAAGGACAACAAGACGGGAAAGTCAAATGTACCAACAAATCCATGGGAGTCATTGGTTTGATTGTTATGTGGAAAAATGTGACGACCATGTAGGCTAATGATTCGTGCATACGTCTACAGCCATCAATAAAGGTCAAAGTTTGTACCTGGAGAACGCAGACACAACTTTCCCGACAAATTCAGCGCGGCAGCTCTCTCCTTTACTGTGGCCATTCTTCAATTGGTAAGGATGGTGGTGACgtaatgaagaagaaaaaaacgttCTGTCCAAAACGTTACCCTTTTATTCATTCTTCAGGTGAGCAAGGGAAACCTTAATTAGCTGTTAAAGACGCAGTAGAATAATAAGTAGAATAGTATACGAACGCAGTAGGCATTATCCCTGCTGATTACATCAATTGAACTTGAACAATTGAACGAATGTAACAAAAATGTTGGCTACTCATTTCGATTTAAAATAGTGGTATGTAGTGAATAATAGAACTAACCAACATGGATTGTTTTGTCAAAGAGCTCGCTTTTACATTTTTGGTGTCTTCTACTCCAAGGACTACGCTAATACAGCGTAAAGGACACGTTGGAACAATTACACAATTGAACACTAGATGGCAGCCAGAGCAAATAAACGCTCGTTCCGTTTATGTAAAGTAATTTGTAGTTATAATCTATTGGTCAGTCAGTTTAAAAACAATATGTCAGGTTTCTGCATCCTGTTTTGTATTCCCATTGTGATTGGTTCCTGAGCCCATGGGAGGATCACTTGAAATGTTAAGTTTTACGTTATTAAATAAGCACTTTCATAAACGTCCACTGTCCTCTAAGAGTTGCTGCATTTCCTCTTAACTTCAGTCTATTGCATTCACCTTGGTTGGAGAGCGAGGTATAGCAGCAGCGTTCCCTTCCCTTTACAAAAGTAGAATGATGTGGACAGGTCTAGCCACAGTGTGTATGGAATGCACTGTCACCCACCAGTCGACATATTGGGTTGCAGCTACCATACTTGGTTGGCtagggtcgtcactagttaccacagccacaaagttatATTCCCCGCCTATCGCTACAAATgatcttcttaaaatgtgattaaAACCTTACCCTTACCACACAGATAACATTATGCCTTACCGTAAATTAAAACCAAAATACAAATGTTGTGTTAATGAATTGTAACGATATAGCCAAGTTTTACTTTGTGGTTGTGGTAACTAATTGAAACCGTTGACTATGGTAGCCAGATATCTGTATATAATGATGAGATACTAATATACATGCCCTAACAATGGAAGTCGTTGTCCCAAAGGTGGGAAGCTTAGCTCCGATAATAAGCCCATAGAAACTCATTGGCTTTATTTTGGACATATTTTGTCGAGGGTGaaacctctcgcttcgcctcttcctctctgggtaGGCCTATATGTTGCTCAGTCAGTCTTCACTTCTCAACGACTTGTTATATATATGCTGCTGTGCATGTGTCAGACCAGCGCCAAATTCAGTCCAGTTTCTCCTCGCGATATGAAAGTGTTCTGTGCACCCGCCTCTCCCCTGGCTTTGCGCGAGCTATGCTATGAATTTACCCAACATGTCAGGTAGCTAGTCCTACTACACATTACCTTTGTTACTAGCCATGTTTTTTCATAAATGTAGCTCAACAAACAACACTGTCATTAGATATACTTTGAAACTTGCTATAATATTTATTTAAAGTCGCTTATTGTGTATTCTAAAAAGTGTGCTTGTTTCTTCACATCTAACGTTACAACGGCAACAAGCTGAAAATGGTCAATCACCATGCTATAGCTAGCCAGCTGACGTTAGCTCGCTGGTAGTGGCAGAGGGGATCTAGCGGTAAGTCGATACCAGTGAATTGTTCTGGTCCTTAGGACTTGAAGACACGTTGAGGGAAAGCGATTTACAGGTAGCCCAGAATTGAGTTGACCACAAACCAGgcagggtgtattcattagtcggATTCCGCTACAAAACGTGTTTTaatgttgcaaaacgttttgcaaagGAAAACGTTAACTTCAAACGTTCAATGTCATGCAACGAAAAGGAGGTTCTATTGTACAAATTCAAGTAGGCCCCTCCCCGTGTTGTTCCATTTGGTTCCTACTCTAAACTCTTTCCGTGACAGAACGTTTTCCAACAGAATCAGACTAATGAATAGGGGCTCCCGGGTGGCACAGCAAGtgtaaggcattgcatctcagtggtagaggcgttactacaaaccctggttcgattccaggctgtatcacaactcgctgtgattgggagtcccatagggcggcgcacaattggcccagtgtcgtccgggttatgagagggctgggatgtccttgtcccatcgcgctctagtgactccttgtggcgctcttgacttcggtcgccagctgtGCAGTGTTTCCTtagacacattggtgcagctgtctTCCAGGTTCAtgcgagcagtgtgtcaaaaaGCAGTGCGGTTGGTggggtcgtgtttcagaggacgcatggctctcgaccttcgcctctcccgagtccatacgggagttgcagcaatgggacaagactgtaactaccaattggatatcacgaaaaaaGGGTAAAAGTACTCCAAAAATAATAATATCGCATTTTCGGTGAAAAACTGAAAACTGAAAAAGTAGGGAGAAATCAGACAAATATAAAACTAGATTGATCACGTGGAGAGCAGATGATGCTTAATGTTTATATTCAAAGAAATAGGCATTGAGGCATTCAGAGAGATGTACAGGACACAATTAAATGAATTAATTTGATATTCCAGATCTAACACTGTTCCTTTATAGAGTAAGTGTTGAGAGTATTTTCACTCCATTTCTCAGAAGACTTAGCTATCTTAGATTGTTTTAAAGTCCTGAATCATATTTGGAACACAATACAACTatgcagaaacagactggcacaaTTTTTTAAATGTTAGATATCAATATATTGACAGAAAAAATATATGATAAAAGACTATAGTTAAAAGTGTGTTACTGCTTGGCTGATGCAAAAGCCGCCACCCACCAAGGGTGCTACTGTAtcgttttatttaacctttatttcaaCATGGAGTCATATGTGAGGTACCTTAGTCGTCATATCCTGCATGTTCCTGTCATGTAGTTCCTAAAGCTTTTAAATTCACCCCATAAATTAATCATAATAATGAAAGTAATAGGCCTATGTTATTTTATTTGCACAGTATTTTGTGTGGTGTGAATCTATAATGCTTCTTCACATAAGGCccgggggggtgtggtatatggccaatataccatggctaagggctgttatgcatgacgcaacgcagagtgcctggatacagcccttagccgtggtatattgaccatataccacaaaccccagaggtgccttattgctattataaactggttgccaacttaattaaagcagtaaaaatacatgttttgtcatacccatggtatatgaTCTGAAATACCACGGCTGTcacccaatcagcattcagggctcaaaccacccagtttataatctcTAACAATGTTATTGAGTTCAGTAACCACCTCATGTAATTTTGTAATTGTAGTATATGAGCCCTAAATACTTTGCTGTAGCTGTGCTTAAAGAATTTAAGTCAGAGTGTGATTAAATACGTATTATCCTCACCTCAGGGCTTTGATTATGGCAGTGTTTTTTTCTCAGTGCATTACAGGACAATAGTCATATAACTCACAAAAGGTCATACAGACTTCATGTTGCTGATGGGAATTATCCCGTTATGTGGATGGTGTCCTTTTAATTTAGCTTTTCATGGTTTATAGAATTGTTTAATATCTGCTCAAGTGAATCAGTGGAGAGGCAAATAAAGACATTGGCCCCCCAGGTCACAATGTCATTTATGATAGTAGCAAATTCTAACGGGATCATTTAATCCCTGCACATGATTGAGTACGGTGCAGGTTAAATGGAGAAAATACTCTTCTATTAAATCGTCGGCAGTGGAGACCTACTTAAAAAGTCAGTCATGATGAGGACACAGGGGGCCATCTACACAGGTCATATTAAATAACTTATATAATTTAGAAGCTGAATGACAGGGCAATTTGTCCATTTAGTGTTATGGCTCTGACCCCTATTAGACTCTCAGGACTGCTTAATTTCTACCTTGATGTGTTGAAGAACTACTACGAAATCACTGCACTGTATCCCCCTGCAATGCTGTTTACTTAGTGActgaataataataatgttttaatGCTGTAGGCCTATACCAAATATACTTTGTTGTACACACTTATCattcaatatttattttttactttacagAAGTTATCAGGGTGTTAAAGACTCCCAACAAAACCTTCTCCTGACCTGAACATCTTGATGGATGTCAGTGCAGACTCAGGGAAACGCCCCACCACGGTAAGCTAGGGTTACTGCAGAAATACATACAATATGATAGAATGCATATGTCTAAGCTTGTTTGCATAACTTACAGTAAAACTTATTGTTCTCTTTAGACTGGAGGACACGACTTTGAAAAGGAGCTGTCGTTATCATATAC
This window harbors:
- the LOC118395895 gene encoding DEP domain-containing protein 7-like, which gives rise to MATVKERAAALNLSGKLCLRSPGHGMVHKSFQASPMWSSIIANLKMSVKVKRRRFHLKSHNDCFLGSDAVSVVLAHIVQNKFFEGADISRDKVVRVCQALLDCKVFETVGAKVFGKDKRQDVFQDSNGYLYRFLNTQMPSMDELEKGVLSPGIQSTFCSASCRQEEQLYSHGTPLRSNQLLETVLGSLSPSKAHIDSPLPQTLVDEVLREETMLRLLQLVELPMLDNLLEGGETSPRRMAQRDPDLIYTSNYLDREILRAFKDSQEDDWLTAALDCLEFLPDQQVVEVSRDLPRCPDVVGVGQGQPCCSGSGTQQCKLLLYETLVKYYGQSDRSPLLANHMSDIYTGVTELLVNAKFYKALEALQLCLKLLHPRKREELRTLLSFMAMAADPLEIKLDKEIENKMVVKMAFSRAIIHSKSLAKEKVDLLVLFMLDNRHYIFKIPGSLHKLVSDKLARVVQGEQPDVTGSTFCQQVSTKAYSDCTQRTTQEALLVLLRNINEDPKHSAKERKRLLRQFYQGHPEIFVQYFGDSVSAVSV